From Pseudomonas sp. stari2, a single genomic window includes:
- a CDS encoding ATP-binding protein, which translates to MSKYRRATARPFALSGWSLQRKLVLAFWLVSVIPTMIAAELAATTLSQIFDSNVRIWLQESTKIVEDEIREIVRDNARAAQLFLRYTRPPTDRQSARRDKLTADIADSMGIDVVALVRNSDHKVVFSTAADDIVRQISLAPKAVLQTLQVGGVATGAVVSTFETDQEGTEYKLIVVTYLDNSFLTSVADVHSLDLRLYLAKENDFSEIFSTQRFEDHPTVVPENIEQQLRRTKQPIEQSTSRYSGIYRPILDESGELQGVVFSGLLRHTTLVGLVNQSNLFILIFILSSAASLAVGWLVSQRLTQPLRGLAKGVQAVIAGDYRQRLPVTGGDELAELSSIFNHMSERLGELQHLESQLRRRDRLHALGEVAMGLAHEIRNPLGIIKTATQLLHRRADLPETDKRHLEYVVSEVSRINDLITEFLDFAKPSAPLRSTQLARPLVDELVGFCAPELASHKIDVQIDDRAPGATLYADARQLKQAALNLIVNAIDAMPDGGRLTLGIRRDEHNTVISISDTGQGIEADMLERIFTPFVTTKASGTGLGLAKVFSIMENHDGRVECVSEKDAGATFSLYIPANGEDDDEDSDDA; encoded by the coding sequence ATGAGCAAATACCGACGCGCCACCGCCCGACCCTTCGCCCTCTCCGGCTGGAGCCTGCAACGCAAACTGGTGCTGGCGTTCTGGCTGGTCAGCGTGATTCCGACCATGATCGCCGCGGAACTGGCGGCCACTACCCTGTCGCAGATTTTCGACAGCAACGTGCGGATCTGGCTGCAGGAATCGACCAAGATCGTCGAGGACGAGATCCGCGAAATCGTGCGCGACAATGCCCGCGCCGCGCAGTTATTCCTGCGCTACACCCGTCCGCCAACGGACCGCCAGTCGGCCCGTCGCGACAAGCTCACCGCCGACATTGCTGACTCCATGGGCATCGACGTGGTCGCGCTGGTGCGCAACAGCGATCACAAAGTGGTGTTCAGCACCGCCGCCGATGACATCGTGCGGCAAATCAGCCTGGCACCCAAAGCCGTGTTGCAGACTCTGCAGGTCGGCGGCGTGGCAACCGGTGCAGTGGTATCGACCTTCGAGACCGATCAGGAAGGTACCGAGTACAAACTGATCGTCGTGACCTACCTCGACAACAGCTTCCTGACCAGTGTGGCCGACGTGCACTCGCTGGACTTGCGCCTGTATCTGGCGAAGGAAAATGACTTCTCGGAAATATTCTCCACTCAGCGTTTCGAAGATCACCCGACAGTCGTGCCGGAGAACATCGAGCAGCAACTGCGCCGCACCAAGCAACCGATCGAGCAGTCGACCAGTCGCTACAGCGGCATCTACCGTCCGATTCTCGACGAAAGCGGCGAACTGCAAGGCGTCGTCTTCAGCGGTCTGTTGCGCCACACCACTCTGGTCGGGCTGGTCAATCAGAGCAATTTGTTCATCCTGATTTTCATCCTGAGTTCGGCGGCGTCGCTGGCCGTCGGCTGGCTGGTTTCGCAGCGCCTGACCCAGCCGCTGCGTGGTCTGGCCAAAGGCGTGCAAGCGGTGATCGCCGGGGATTACCGTCAGCGCCTGCCGGTCACCGGTGGCGATGAGCTGGCGGAGCTGAGCAGCATCTTCAACCACATGAGCGAACGCCTCGGCGAGTTACAGCATCTGGAATCGCAGCTGCGACGCCGGGATCGCTTGCATGCGCTGGGTGAAGTCGCGATGGGCCTGGCCCATGAAATCCGCAACCCGCTGGGCATCATCAAGACCGCCACGCAATTGCTGCACCGGCGCGCCGACCTGCCGGAGACCGACAAGCGTCATCTGGAATACGTGGTCAGTGAAGTCAGCCGCATCAATGACCTGATCACCGAATTTCTCGACTTTGCCAAACCCAGTGCACCGCTGCGCTCGACCCAGCTGGCACGGCCGCTGGTGGATGAACTGGTGGGCTTCTGCGCTCCGGAACTGGCCAGCCACAAGATCGATGTGCAGATCGACGATCGCGCGCCGGGTGCTACCCTGTACGCCGATGCACGGCAACTCAAGCAGGCGGCCCTGAACCTGATCGTCAACGCCATCGATGCCATGCCCGACGGCGGTCGCCTGACCCTGGGCATTCGTCGCGACGAGCACAATACGGTCATCAGCATCAGCGACACTGGCCAGGGCATCGAAGCGGATATGCTCGAACGGATCTTCACACCCTTCGTCACCACCAAAGCCTCCGGCACCGGACTCGGCCTGGCCAAGGTATTCTCGATCATGGAAAACCATGACGGGCGCGTCGAATGCGTCAGTGAAAAAGATGCCGGGGCCACCTTCAGCCTTTACATCCCGGCCAACGGTGAAGATGACGACGAGGACAGCGATGACGCATAA
- a CDS encoding sigma-54 dependent transcriptional regulator: MTHNVLVVDDEPKLCDLLASALSQNDIVVFTAGNGLHALKVLESEDIDLVISDWRMPGMDGPQLLAEIKNRYPQLPVIVMTAYSTVKNAVQSMRNGAFDYIAKPFDIDELDITVSKALQFRDILKDNLRMRAELDEHQQIDSLVGDSPSFRRVLSAIDSVRESNATILLTGESGTGKEMVARAIHKHGNRADKPFVAVNCAAIPEGLLESEMFGHRKGAFTGAVADRVGRFQQADKGTLFLDEIGEMPLALQAKILRALQERIIEPVGDPRERKVDVRVIAATNKNLLDAVANKEFREDLYYRLNVFPIPLPALRERVEDIAPLARHFAHTLGAAAGKRFSGFSAEALQAMARYSWPGNIRELQNCVERATIVASGAQIEEQDLPAYLFASQPTQPGALVAEGSVPADLEAALAEVEKAYILAALAQSNGVQAAAAQLIGISERSFWYRLKKLGIHVDKIVR, encoded by the coding sequence ATGACGCATAACGTACTGGTGGTGGACGATGAGCCCAAGCTCTGCGACCTGCTGGCATCGGCCTTGAGTCAGAACGACATTGTGGTGTTTACCGCAGGCAACGGCCTGCACGCACTCAAGGTGCTGGAGTCCGAGGACATCGATCTGGTGATCAGCGACTGGCGCATGCCGGGCATGGACGGCCCGCAACTGCTGGCGGAAATCAAGAACCGCTACCCGCAGTTGCCGGTGATCGTCATGACCGCTTACAGCACAGTGAAAAATGCCGTGCAATCGATGCGCAACGGCGCCTTCGACTACATCGCCAAACCTTTCGACATCGATGAGCTGGACATCACCGTCAGCAAGGCCCTGCAATTTCGCGACATCCTCAAAGACAACCTGCGCATGCGCGCCGAACTCGACGAACACCAGCAGATTGACAGTCTGGTGGGCGACAGCCCGAGCTTTCGCCGGGTCTTGAGCGCAATCGATTCGGTGCGCGAAAGCAACGCCACCATTCTGCTGACCGGCGAAAGCGGCACCGGCAAGGAAATGGTCGCCCGGGCCATCCACAAGCACGGCAATCGCGCCGACAAGCCGTTTGTCGCGGTCAACTGCGCGGCGATCCCGGAAGGGCTGCTGGAAAGTGAAATGTTCGGCCACCGCAAAGGCGCGTTCACCGGTGCAGTGGCGGACCGGGTCGGGCGTTTCCAGCAGGCGGACAAAGGCACGCTGTTTCTCGATGAAATCGGCGAGATGCCTTTGGCGCTGCAGGCGAAAATTCTCCGCGCCTTGCAGGAACGCATCATCGAACCGGTGGGCGATCCACGCGAGCGCAAGGTCGATGTACGGGTCATCGCCGCGACCAACAAGAACCTGCTGGATGCGGTGGCCAACAAGGAGTTTCGCGAAGACCTGTATTACCGCCTCAATGTGTTCCCTATTCCGTTGCCGGCCTTGCGGGAGCGGGTCGAAGACATCGCGCCGCTCGCCCGGCATTTCGCCCATACCCTGGGCGCTGCGGCGGGCAAGCGCTTCAGCGGTTTCAGTGCCGAGGCGTTGCAGGCGATGGCCCGTTATTCGTGGCCGGGAAACATTCGTGAACTGCAGAACTGCGTCGAGCGCGCGACCATCGTGGCGTCCGGCGCGCAGATTGAAGAGCAGGACCTGCCGGCCTATCTGTTCGCCTCACAGCCGACCCAGCCGGGAGCGCTGGTCGCCGAAGGCAGCGTGCCGGCGGACCTGGAAGCGGCGCTGGCAGAAGTGGAAAAAGCCTACATCCTCGCCGCGCTGGCCCAGAGCAACGGAGTGCAGGCTGCGGCGGCGCAACTGATCGGGATTTCCGAGCGCAGCTTCTGGTATCGCCTGAAGAAACTGGGGATTCACGTCGACAAGATCGTCCGCTGA
- a CDS encoding DsbA family oxidoreductase translates to MSSALKIDFVSDVSCPWCVVGLYGLLRALEILRDEVQAEIRFQPFELNPKMGAGGQNIGEHIQEKYGSTPEQSQKNREVIRARGADVGFSFRTDSNSRIYNTFDAHRLLHWAGEEGLQLPLKEALFKAYFTDGGNPSDHSQLAQIAESVGLDRQRAEAILASDEFATDVRKEEQLWLSRGVSSVPTVVFNEQYAVTGGQPVDTFVGAIRQIMSEAKGGTVN, encoded by the coding sequence ATGAGTTCTGCCCTGAAAATCGATTTTGTCAGCGACGTGTCCTGCCCATGGTGCGTCGTCGGTCTGTACGGTTTGTTGCGGGCGCTGGAGATTCTGCGCGACGAGGTGCAGGCCGAGATCCGTTTTCAGCCGTTCGAGCTCAATCCGAAGATGGGCGCCGGAGGGCAGAACATCGGCGAGCACATCCAGGAAAAATACGGATCGACTCCGGAGCAATCGCAAAAGAATCGTGAAGTGATCCGGGCCCGTGGCGCCGATGTCGGTTTCAGTTTCCGCACTGATTCCAACAGCCGCATCTACAACACCTTCGATGCTCATCGGCTGCTGCATTGGGCCGGGGAGGAGGGCTTGCAGTTACCGTTGAAAGAGGCGTTGTTCAAGGCTTATTTCACCGATGGCGGCAACCCGTCCGATCACTCGCAACTGGCGCAGATTGCCGAAAGCGTCGGTCTCGACCGGCAGCGCGCCGAAGCGATTCTGGCCTCTGACGAATTCGCCACCGACGTGCGCAAGGAAGAACAATTGTGGCTGTCGCGCGGCGTGAGTTCGGTGCCGACCGTGGTGTTCAACGAGCAATACGCGGTGACTGGCGGGCAGCCTGTGGACACCTTTGTCGGGGCGATCCGGCAGATCATGAGTGAGGCGAAGGGCGGCACGGTGAACTGA
- a CDS encoding alpha/beta fold hydrolase yields MFKGIFAIAALLAAVFFVPASSAASRCDVNVPTERVDLEQVSLAYQSIGRASDPALLLVMGLGGQLIHWPDEVVVALCQQGFRVIRYDNRDVGLSTWRQAPAEANLTFEVLRYKLGLPVAAPYSLTDMADDALGLMDALHVEQFHVLGASMGGMIAQHLAAMAPQRVESLTLIMTSSGAEGLPAPSAALVQLLSRRGAPNREVALEQQADLLAALGSPTVTDDRQMLLHQAAVAYDRAFNPEGVKRQIMAILAEPSRVALLNQLRVPTLVVHGTADPLLPVMHGVHLAAHIRGSQLKLIPGLAHRFQEAFKAPLLAAVLPYLQQHREDTSHWAQIEPVGERNLL; encoded by the coding sequence ATGTTCAAGGGAATTTTTGCAATCGCGGCGTTGTTGGCCGCGGTTTTTTTCGTTCCGGCGTCTTCTGCGGCGTCGCGTTGTGATGTCAACGTTCCGACCGAACGGGTCGATCTGGAGCAGGTGAGCCTGGCGTACCAGAGCATCGGTCGTGCGTCGGATCCTGCATTGTTGCTGGTGATGGGGTTGGGCGGGCAGTTGATCCACTGGCCGGACGAAGTGGTGGTCGCCCTGTGTCAGCAGGGTTTCCGGGTGATCCGCTATGACAACCGCGACGTCGGTCTGTCGACCTGGCGCCAGGCGCCGGCCGAAGCCAACCTGACGTTTGAAGTGTTGCGCTACAAACTCGGCCTGCCGGTGGCGGCGCCTTACAGCCTGACCGACATGGCCGACGATGCGCTGGGCCTGATGGACGCGTTGCACGTCGAGCAATTCCACGTGCTCGGCGCGAGCATGGGCGGGATGATCGCTCAGCACCTGGCGGCCATGGCGCCGCAGCGGGTCGAGAGCCTGACGCTGATCATGACCAGCTCTGGTGCCGAAGGCCTGCCGGCGCCGAGCGCGGCACTGGTGCAATTGCTGTCGCGACGCGGTGCTCCCAACCGTGAAGTGGCGCTGGAGCAGCAAGCGGATCTGCTGGCGGCGCTGGGCAGCCCGACAGTCACCGATGATCGCCAGATGCTGTTGCATCAGGCGGCGGTGGCCTATGACCGGGCCTTCAACCCCGAAGGTGTGAAGCGCCAGATCATGGCGATCCTCGCCGAACCGAGCCGGGTGGCGCTGCTCAATCAGTTGCGGGTGCCGACCCTGGTGGTGCACGGCACCGCCGATCCATTGCTGCCGGTAATGCACGGCGTGCATCTGGCGGCGCACATTCGCGGCAGTCAGTTGAAGCTGATTCCAGGGCTGGCCCATCGCTTCCAGGAGGCGTTCAAGGCGCCGTTGCTGGCGGCGGTGTTGCCGTATTTGCAGCAGCACCGTGAAGACACTTCACACTGGGCGCAGATCGAACCGGTGGGCGAGCGCAATCTGCTCTAG